The uncultured Mailhella sp. genome segment CCAGGGTCTTCCGGCCGCGAATTTCCGGGTAATCACCCACAGGGAGATCTGTTTGGAGAGTCCGTAGTGATTGATGGCGGCGCAGAACACGAAGATGAAAAACATCATGACCACGGTGGGACTGCCGAAGCTCTGGGCGAGCACCTGCTGCGGGGGAAGACCGCCGATGAGCGCGAGCGCCAGCATGCCGGCGATGCTGGGCCAGATGATTTCGATGAATATCCAGCCGTACAGCACGCCGAGGAAAATGCTGATGAGCGCCATGCCCTGCGCCATGAGCGGAGGATACGGGGGCAGCAGCCTCACGCCGAACATGACGGCAAGGCAGACGAGGGAATGGAACAGATAGGAAAAATTCGCTTTTCCGAATCCCGCAGACGTGGAATGAGGTTGGGACATGGAAGCTCCCGAACGTAACAAGACTTGAAGGCGAAAGGCGAGCGCGCCGTTGCGGGCGAGGCTGCGGCGCTTTTCGGCGTGCGCAGCCTGTTGCGGCGCGTTCAGGCGGGGGGGCGGGCCTTTTGGTTCCGCTCTTCCATCCTTCATGGATACGACGAACGCCCGGCCTTTTCAAGACGACCTGCCGCAAAAGAGCCGTCCGCAGGCGCGGCCGCACGAAAGGGGCGCGGGAGACGCTTTTTTCTTCTGCGCTTCCCCGCCCCTCTTGCCTCCCGCCTCCCCGCAGGATATGAAAAAAACGTCGGCGCAGGCGGACGAAGCCACGTCTTGCACCCCGCCTTTCCGCAGGCTATGATGAAGATTCCAAAGGCTTTTTACAGGAGCAGATCATGAGCGCATCGTCGCAGCAATATATTATTGATACGCTGTCCGCGCAGGAATCCTGGCGGCTTTTCCGCATTCTCGCCGAAATCGTGGACGGTTTTGAAGACCTGAGCGGGCTGCCGCCCTGCGTGTCCATTTTCGGCTCGGCGCGCCCCGGCGAAGATTCCCCCGTGTACGAGGAAACCCGTCGCGTGGCAAAGACGCTCGGCGAAGCGGGCTACGGCATCATCACGGGCGGCGGCCCCGGACTCATGGCCGCAGGCAACCGCGGAGCCTTCGAAGCCGGCGCGCCTTCCGTGGGACTGCACATCCACCTGCCCATGGAACAGGAGCCCAACAAGTACCTGACCGTGCGCAGCGATTATCGGTATTTTTTCATCCGCAAGCTGATGTTCGTGAAGTACTCCATTGCCTACGTGGTCATGCCCGGCGGCATGGGCACCATCGACGAGCTTTCCGAAGCCTTTGTGCTGGCGCAGACGCACCGCATCAAGCCGTTCCCCATCATTCTGTACAGCCATGCCTTCTGGGACGGCCTGCTGGAATGGATTCGCGGCCGCATGATTAAAGACGGCTACCTGCGCGAGGAGGAACTCGATCTCGTCACCGTGTGCGACACGCCTGAAGAAGTGCTTGCCACCATCCGCCGCCGCGTGGTGCTCTAGCGCATGGATCTTTGCAACATCTGCCCGGAAGAGGACCGCTGGCGGGCCTTCGCCTCGTGGGGCCCGGAACCTTCGCCGCCGGCAGGCACAAGCTGGCGCGCGCTCATGCTGCGGGCGCTGCGTCTCGCGGGCCGGGCGGCCAGACTCGGCGAGGTTCCCGTGGGGGCCCTCGTCGTGGATGCCGAAGGCAATGTGCTCTCCTGCGCGCACAACGAAACCGAATCCCTGCGCGATCCCACGGCGCACGCCGAAGTGCTCGCCCTGCGCCGGGCCGCCGCAGCCGCAGGCAATCACCGCCTCGGCGGAAGCGTTCTCGTCGTCACGCTGGAACCCTGCCTCATGTGTACGGGGGCCCTGCGCGAGGCGCGCGTGTCCGGCGTGGTGTTCGGCGCGTCCGACGCCCGGGCCGGGGCCGTGTGCTCCTGCCTCGAAGGCCTCGACTACGCCCGTACCGGCTCCGCGCCCTGGAGCTACGGCGGCGTCGAAGCCGAAGCCTGTGCAAGACTGCTCAGGGCCTTCTTCCGCGCAAGACGCTGACAATAGAAGCGTCGGCCCAAAGCGGCGTCATATTTCGGCGGTTGCGCCGCGTTTCCCGGCGCTGCGCACCGCTTTTGACAGGCTGCCGCCCCGTGCGGCAAAATTCATGAGCGCGCCCTGCCCCCCACGGCGCGCCGCAAGGGAAAACAAGCATCGGAGAGACATCCCATGAACAATACGGTTGACGAACTGACGGTGGATTACGAAGAAGACGGCATTCTCAAGATCAAGGAAATCGACAAGGAAATCCTTTCCAAGGGAGCCTGGGCCACGGTGCTGTTCCGCTACCGCGAGTGGCAGGAAAACGACACCTACGGCCCCGATCGCTACGTCATACGCCGTTATAGGAAGTCCGGCGGCGAATACCGCCAGCAGTCGAAGTTTACCATTTCCAGCAACGATCAGGCCCGCCGCATCGTGGACGCCCTGAGCCGCTGGATGTCCGACGAAAACGGGGAGAAATAAGCCTCCCCTCTGGCGGCCCGATCCCATTCCGGGCCGCCGCAAGGAGTTTTCATGGCCGAATGTCGACGCCGTTTCCTTTCCGAAGCCCGTCAAAAGGTGCTTCACCAGCTCATTTCCGGATGGAAGCGCCGCGGCTCCTCCCTGCTTCAGGTGGGGCTCAACGCCGGCTTTTCCCCGGAATTCTTCTGGGAGGCGGGATTCGACGTGACCGCCCTCGACCGTTCCCCCGCCTGCCTTTCCGCCGCCAGGGCGCAAACCGGCGACCGCGTGGAATACGTGTGCGGCAGCGCTGAACGCCTGCCCTTCGACGACGGCTTCTTCGACTACGCCGTGCTCGTTCACCACGGCCTCTCCCCCACCCCCTCAGGAGAAGCCGTGCTCCGCGAAGCCCTGCGCGTCGCCGCCCGCGGCATCATCATCATGGAGTGGAACCGCTTCTCCCTCGCCGGCGTTCCGAAAAGCGCCCTCGAACACTGGGAATCCCCCGCTGCCACGGACGACGACGCCTGCGCCGTCTGCGGCGCCCCCCCCAGAGGCTCCAAACCCTGGGACCTCTACGCCATGGTCCGCCGCGCCTGCCCCGGCCGCTGCGTCAGCCTCGTCTCCGCCCTCCCCCTCTGGGAAGCCTCCTGGCCCGACGGCTCCTCCGGCCTGCTCGCCTCGCTCCGACACGCCGCATCACCCCTCAACCTCGCTCCCCTCCCCCACCCCTTCGGAGCCCTCCTCGGCATGAAGGTCGACTGGGCCCCCGTCCCCCTCACTCCCATCGGCATGCTCAAATCCGCCGCCGCCTCCCTCTGCGCTCCCCCCAAACCCTCCCGTGAACAGGTCATGGGCCGCAACCCCCTGCCGTGAAAGGCAGGAAAGACAGAAAAGGCAGGAAAGGCATGCGGGGGAAATAATTCCCCCCGCACCCCCCTGTTTCTGCCTCGCAGCTAACGCTGCTTCGGCAGGACAGGGTGAACGGGAAGATTATGCGAGGAGCTGTGGGCGAAGGGGGGATTGCAAGAAGGGCCGCTTTTCAACGCTCTGGGGAACGCGACCTGTCTTCAGACGGTCGCGCCGACGACGGCAAACAGCCGGAATTCACTTCCGGCGTTAAATGCAGCCGCAGTCGTGCAAGTGAGGCAGCTCGTACAGCGTGTCTTGCGCAAACGGGCGATGGCGTTACTCATGCTCCCGGCAAGATGTCGTCAGGCGCCCAACCAACAGGCACAAGCAGGCGGGATTCACTCCCACCGTTAAACGTAATGCCCGTCGTACAAGTCGTGCAGGCCGTACAGCATGTCTTGCGTAAACGGGATGCAGCGAACGCCGGGCGCTCGAATGAATGAAAACGCGTCTTCGCGCCTCGACCCAAAAATGACGCAGCGCCACGCTCTCCCTTCCCATCTTCCTCCCTTTTTTGCCTTCCCCCTTTCCTCTTTTTTTCCTCTCCCTCCTGCGCTCTCCCCTTAAAAATTAAAAAGTTTTGAAAGGAGAGATGGGGGCGCGGGGGAAGAGAGGGAAAATTTTGAAAAATTT includes the following:
- a CDS encoding SLC13 family permease, whose amino-acid sequence is MSQPHSTSAGFGKANFSYLFHSLVCLAVMFGVRLLPPYPPLMAQGMALISIFLGVLYGWIFIEIIWPSIAGMLALALIGGLPPQQVLAQSFGSPTVVMMFFIFVFCAAINHYGLSKQISLWVITRKFAAGRPWLFTYLFFLSVMLLGGLTSASPAILIGWSILYGICDVCGYRKGDAYPKMMVFGVVYAALVGMSLIPFK
- a CDS encoding TIGR00730 family Rossman fold protein produces the protein MSASSQQYIIDTLSAQESWRLFRILAEIVDGFEDLSGLPPCVSIFGSARPGEDSPVYEETRRVAKTLGEAGYGIITGGGPGLMAAGNRGAFEAGAPSVGLHIHLPMEQEPNKYLTVRSDYRYFFIRKLMFVKYSIAYVVMPGGMGTIDELSEAFVLAQTHRIKPFPIILYSHAFWDGLLEWIRGRMIKDGYLREEELDLVTVCDTPEEVLATIRRRVVL
- a CDS encoding nucleoside deaminase translates to MDLCNICPEEDRWRAFASWGPEPSPPAGTSWRALMLRALRLAGRAARLGEVPVGALVVDAEGNVLSCAHNETESLRDPTAHAEVLALRRAAAAAGNHRLGGSVLVVTLEPCLMCTGALREARVSGVVFGASDARAGAVCSCLEGLDYARTGSAPWSYGGVEAEACARLLRAFFRARR
- a CDS encoding class I SAM-dependent methyltransferase, which produces MAECRRRFLSEARQKVLHQLISGWKRRGSSLLQVGLNAGFSPEFFWEAGFDVTALDRSPACLSAARAQTGDRVEYVCGSAERLPFDDGFFDYAVLVHHGLSPTPSGEAVLREALRVAARGIIIMEWNRFSLAGVPKSALEHWESPAATDDDACAVCGAPPRGSKPWDLYAMVRRACPGRCVSLVSALPLWEASWPDGSSGLLASLRHAASPLNLAPLPHPFGALLGMKVDWAPVPLTPIGMLKSAAASLCAPPKPSREQVMGRNPLP